A region from the Mycobacteriales bacterium genome encodes:
- a CDS encoding nitrate reductase subunit alpha — MRRAQFFTPGVPSQDYREVHRVDGRGAEEFYRERWRHDKEVRSTHGVNCTGSCSWKVYVKDGIITWETQQTDYPSVGPDSPEYEPRGCPRGASFSWYTYSPSRVRYPYVRGPLLEMWREARTRLGDPVEAWAEISGDPEKAAAYKRFRGKGGFVRSTWPEVTELIAAAHVHTVKEFGPDRVVGFSPIPAMSQVSYAAGTRFLSMIGGTILSFYDWYADLPPASPQVFGDQTDVPESGDWWNSSYLIIWGTNLPITRTPDAHFMTEARYRGQKVVVVSPDFSDHTKFADDWLPAAPGTDGALAMAMGHVILSEFFRDRRVPYFDDYVKRYTDLPFLVTLRERGDGYVPGHFLTAADLGETGEGAAHKPVLLDAATGEPVAPNGSLGFRFGPANEGRWNLDLGAVDPALTLHDRSDDAVAVDLPRFDIGPTEGGESVRRGVPVLRIGGRLVTTVFDLLMAHYAVPREGLPGQWPASYDDPQPYTPAWQEAITSVPAAAAIRVAREFARNAELSRGRSMIAMGAGSNHWYHSDQIYRTFFTLLMLCGTQGVNGGGWAHYVGQEKVRPLTGWATTAFGLDWQRPTRHMTGTSFFYLHSDQWRYESFGAGELASPLGQGLLHGRTFADCLAQASRLGWTPSHPAFDRNPLDLADEAARAGKPVADHVVEELKAGRLHFAGEDPDNPANFPRVLTVWRANLLGSSGKGMEYFMRHLVGVEDAVRAEESPPDLRPVEVTWREEAPRGKLDLITAIDFRMTSTCTYADVVLPAATWYEKHDISTTDMHPFVHSFNPAIAPPWETRTDFDAFRLIGEEFSRLAATHLGTRTDVVAAPLAHDSPDEMAQPGGQVRDWKAGEGEPVPGQTMPKLVTIERDYTAVAAKMAALGPLVDTLGTTTKGLTWVPSGAVDYLRRANGVVRGGVGDGRPSLRRDVHLAEAILALSGTTNGKVALQAWAALEKQTGQSLADLAEERAGEHINFSDIQVQPRAVITSPEWSGSETGGRRYSPFVVNVERNKPWHTLTGRMHFFLDHDWIAEYGEWLPTFRPPLNYVRHFGEQGLEEAGRPEITVRYLTPHSKWSIHSEYQDNLHMLRLFRGGPVIWMSPEDAAKIDVRDNDWIEAYNRNGVVACRAVVTHRMPPGTVFMYHAKDRHLMTPRSEVSGWHGGSDNSLTRLVIKPTHMIGGYGQFTYAFNYYGPTGNQRDEITVIRRRSQEVQF; from the coding sequence CTGCGCCGGGCGCAGTTCTTCACGCCCGGCGTGCCGTCGCAGGACTACCGCGAGGTGCACCGCGTGGACGGGCGGGGTGCGGAGGAGTTCTACCGGGAGCGGTGGCGCCACGACAAGGAGGTCCGCTCCACCCACGGGGTCAACTGCACCGGTTCGTGCTCGTGGAAGGTCTACGTCAAGGACGGGATCATCACCTGGGAGACCCAGCAGACCGACTACCCGTCGGTGGGTCCCGACTCGCCGGAGTACGAGCCCCGGGGTTGCCCGCGCGGGGCGTCGTTCTCCTGGTACACCTACTCGCCGTCGCGGGTGCGTTACCCCTACGTACGCGGCCCGTTGCTGGAGATGTGGCGAGAGGCCCGCACCCGGCTCGGCGACCCGGTCGAGGCGTGGGCGGAGATCAGCGGCGACCCGGAGAAGGCGGCGGCGTACAAGCGCTTCCGGGGCAAGGGCGGGTTCGTCCGGTCCACCTGGCCGGAGGTGACCGAGCTGATCGCGGCTGCGCACGTGCACACGGTCAAGGAGTTCGGACCGGACCGGGTCGTCGGCTTCTCGCCGATCCCGGCCATGTCGCAGGTCTCCTACGCCGCCGGCACCCGCTTCCTGTCGATGATCGGCGGGACGATCCTGTCCTTCTACGACTGGTACGCCGACCTGCCGCCGGCCTCCCCGCAGGTCTTCGGTGACCAGACCGACGTGCCGGAGTCCGGCGACTGGTGGAACTCCTCCTACTTGATCATCTGGGGCACCAACCTGCCGATCACTCGCACCCCGGATGCGCACTTCATGACCGAGGCGCGTTACCGGGGGCAGAAGGTCGTCGTCGTCAGTCCCGACTTCTCCGACCACACGAAGTTCGCCGACGACTGGCTGCCCGCCGCACCCGGCACCGACGGCGCGCTGGCGATGGCGATGGGGCACGTGATCCTCAGCGAGTTCTTCCGTGACCGGCGGGTGCCCTACTTCGACGACTACGTGAAGCGCTACACCGACCTGCCGTTCCTGGTGACGTTGCGTGAGCGCGGTGACGGCTACGTGCCGGGGCACTTCCTCACCGCCGCCGACCTGGGAGAGACCGGTGAGGGAGCCGCGCACAAGCCGGTGCTGCTCGATGCAGCGACCGGCGAGCCGGTCGCACCGAACGGGTCGCTGGGTTTCCGGTTCGGCCCGGCCAACGAGGGTCGCTGGAACCTCGATCTCGGTGCGGTCGACCCGGCGCTGACCTTGCACGACCGCAGCGACGACGCCGTCGCAGTCGACTTGCCGCGCTTCGACATCGGGCCGACCGAGGGCGGCGAGTCCGTGCGGCGCGGTGTGCCGGTCCTGCGCATCGGCGGCCGGCTGGTGACCACGGTGTTCGACCTGCTGATGGCGCACTACGCGGTGCCGCGGGAAGGACTGCCCGGGCAGTGGCCGGCGTCGTACGACGACCCGCAGCCCTACACGCCCGCATGGCAGGAGGCGATCACGTCGGTGCCGGCGGCGGCGGCGATCCGGGTGGCCCGCGAGTTCGCGCGCAATGCCGAGCTGTCCCGCGGCCGGTCGATGATCGCCATGGGAGCGGGCAGCAACCACTGGTACCACTCCGACCAGATCTACCGCACGTTCTTCACCTTGCTGATGCTGTGCGGCACGCAGGGCGTCAACGGCGGCGGCTGGGCGCACTACGTGGGGCAAGAGAAGGTCCGGCCGCTGACGGGGTGGGCGACGACGGCGTTCGGCCTCGACTGGCAGCGCCCCACGCGGCACATGACCGGCACGTCGTTCTTCTACCTGCACAGCGACCAGTGGCGCTACGAGAGCTTCGGCGCCGGCGAGCTGGCCAGCCCGCTCGGGCAGGGGCTTCTGCACGGGCGCACCTTCGCCGACTGCCTGGCGCAGGCGTCCCGCCTCGGGTGGACGCCGTCACACCCGGCGTTCGACCGCAACCCGCTGGACCTCGCCGACGAGGCGGCACGCGCCGGCAAGCCCGTCGCCGACCACGTCGTCGAGGAGCTCAAGGCCGGCCGGCTGCACTTCGCCGGCGAGGACCCGGACAACCCGGCGAACTTCCCGCGGGTGCTGACCGTGTGGCGGGCCAACCTGCTGGGTTCCTCGGGCAAGGGCATGGAGTACTTCATGCGCCACCTCGTCGGGGTCGAGGACGCGGTGCGCGCCGAGGAGTCGCCTCCGGACCTTCGCCCCGTCGAGGTCACCTGGCGGGAGGAGGCGCCGCGCGGCAAGCTCGATCTGATCACCGCGATCGACTTCCGGATGACGAGCACGTGCACCTACGCCGACGTCGTACTGCCCGCGGCGACGTGGTACGAGAAGCACGACATCTCCACCACCGACATGCACCCGTTCGTGCACTCGTTCAACCCGGCCATTGCGCCGCCGTGGGAGACCCGCACCGACTTCGACGCGTTCCGGCTCATCGGCGAGGAGTTCTCGCGGCTCGCCGCCACCCACCTGGGCACGCGCACCGACGTCGTCGCCGCGCCGCTCGCACACGACAGCCCGGACGAGATGGCGCAGCCCGGTGGGCAGGTGCGCGACTGGAAGGCGGGAGAGGGTGAGCCGGTCCCTGGGCAGACGATGCCGAAGCTGGTCACCATCGAGCGCGACTACACCGCGGTGGCCGCGAAGATGGCGGCGCTGGGACCGTTGGTCGACACGTTGGGCACCACCACGAAGGGCCTGACCTGGGTGCCGTCCGGCGCGGTCGACTACCTGCGGCGTGCCAACGGTGTCGTCAGGGGCGGTGTCGGCGACGGGCGCCCGTCGCTGCGCAGGGACGTGCACCTGGCCGAGGCGATCCTCGCGCTGTCCGGCACCACCAACGGCAAGGTTGCGCTGCAGGCCTGGGCCGCACTCGAGAAGCAGACCGGCCAATCCCTGGCCGACCTCGCGGAGGAGCGGGCGGGCGAGCACATCAACTTCAGCGACATCCAGGTGCAACCCCGAGCCGTCATCACCTCACCCGAGTGGTCGGGCAGTGAGACCGGCGGGCGGCGTTACTCCCCGTTCGTCGTCAACGTCGAACGCAACAAGCCGTGGCACACGCTGACCGGCCGCATGCACTTCTTCCTCGACCACGACTGGATCGCGGAGTACGGCGAGTGGCTGCCGACCTTCCGTCCGCCGCTGAACTACGTCCGCCACTTCGGCGAGCAGGGCCTCGAGGAGGCAGGCCGGCCGGAGATCACCGTGCGCTACCTCACCCCGCACTCGAAGTGGTCCATCCACTCGGAGTACCAGGACAACCTGCACATGCTGCGGCTGTTCCGCGGCGGTCCGGTGATCTGGATGAGCCCGGAGGACGCGGCGAAGATCGACGTGCGCGACAACGACTGGATCGAGGCCTACAACCGCAACGGGGTCGTCGCCTGCCGTGCGGTCGTGACGCACCGGATGCCGCCCGGCACCGTCTTCATGTACCACGCGAAGGACCGCCACCTGATGACTCCGCGCTCCGAGGTCTCCGGGTGGCACGGGGGGTCCGACAACTCCCTCACCCGCCTGGTCATCAAGCCCACCCACATGATCGGCGGCTACGGGCAGTTCACCTACGCCTTCAACTACTACGGCCCGACCGGCAACCAACGCGACGAGATCACCGTCATCCGCCGCCGCTCCCAGGAGGTGCAGTTCTGA
- a CDS encoding catalase, protein MATTDGRSGGGSFTAAGAPAPSDRNSLSVGANGPLLLHDVHFLEQMAHFNREKVPERQPHAKGGGAYGVFETTEDVSSYTRAALFQPGARTDLLIRFSTVAGEMGSPDTWRDVRGFSLKFYTPEGNYDLVGNNTPVFFVRDPMKFPHFIRSQKRLPDSGLRDNHMQWDFWTLNPESAHQVTYLMGDRGLPRTWRHMNGYGSHTFMWVNVSGERFWVKYHFKTDQGWQTFTNHEAALMAGTDADFHRRDLFEAIAGGDLPRWTLYVQVMPYDDARSYRFNPFDLTKVWPHADYPLIRVGTMTLNRNPGNFFADIEQAAFSPGNVVPGIGLSPDKMLLGRAFAYHDAQRNRIGTNFHQLPVNRPRNGATNTYLFDGQMAFDNSGNQPVYAPNSQGRAWADGGAALEESWAVDGDMVRSAYELHADDDDFGQPGALVRDVFDDLQRDRLVEQVSGSLLGGVHGEALERAFGYWQSIDPDIGKRIEEKVRQGAAPEPVPGMGEG, encoded by the coding sequence ATGGCGACGACGGACGGCCGGTCTGGTGGTGGCTCGTTCACGGCGGCGGGCGCACCGGCGCCGAGTGACCGCAATTCGTTGTCGGTCGGCGCCAACGGGCCGCTGCTGCTGCACGACGTGCACTTCCTCGAGCAGATGGCGCACTTCAACCGTGAAAAGGTGCCGGAGCGCCAACCGCACGCCAAGGGGGGTGGTGCCTACGGCGTGTTCGAGACGACCGAAGACGTGTCGTCGTACACGAGGGCGGCGTTGTTCCAGCCCGGCGCGCGCACTGACCTGCTGATCCGTTTCTCCACGGTGGCGGGGGAGATGGGCAGCCCCGACACGTGGCGCGACGTGCGCGGCTTCTCGCTGAAGTTCTACACGCCCGAGGGCAACTACGACCTGGTCGGCAACAACACCCCGGTGTTCTTCGTGCGTGACCCGATGAAGTTCCCGCACTTCATCCGCAGCCAGAAGCGGCTGCCCGACTCGGGGCTGCGCGACAACCACATGCAGTGGGACTTCTGGACGCTCAACCCCGAGTCCGCGCACCAGGTCACCTACCTCATGGGTGACCGCGGCCTGCCGCGCACGTGGCGGCACATGAACGGCTACGGCTCGCACACCTTCATGTGGGTCAACGTGTCGGGGGAGCGGTTCTGGGTGAAGTACCACTTCAAGACCGACCAGGGCTGGCAGACGTTCACCAACCACGAGGCCGCACTGATGGCCGGAACCGATGCCGACTTCCACCGCCGCGACCTGTTCGAGGCGATCGCCGGCGGCGACTTGCCGAGGTGGACGCTGTACGTGCAGGTGATGCCGTACGACGACGCGCGGTCCTACCGGTTCAACCCGTTCGACCTGACGAAGGTGTGGCCGCACGCCGACTACCCGCTCATCCGGGTCGGGACGATGACGCTCAACCGCAACCCGGGCAACTTCTTCGCCGACATCGAGCAGGCGGCGTTCTCGCCGGGCAACGTCGTCCCGGGGATCGGGCTGTCCCCCGACAAGATGCTGCTCGGCCGGGCCTTCGCCTACCACGACGCCCAGCGCAACCGCATCGGCACCAACTTCCACCAGCTGCCGGTCAACCGGCCGCGCAACGGGGCCACGAACACCTATCTCTTCGACGGGCAGATGGCCTTCGACAACTCGGGCAACCAGCCGGTCTATGCCCCCAACTCGCAGGGCCGCGCGTGGGCCGACGGCGGGGCCGCATTGGAAGAGTCATGGGCGGTCGACGGAGACATGGTGCGCAGCGCTTACGAGCTGCACGCGGACGACGACGACTTCGGCCAGCCGGGCGCTCTCGTCCGCGACGTGTTCGACGACCTCCAGCGCGACCGGCTCGTCGAGCAGGTGAGCGGCAGCCTGCTGGGCGGCGTGCACGGAGAGGCGCTGGAGCGCGCGTTCGGCTACTGGCAGAGCATCGACCCCGACATCGGCAAGCGGATCGAGGAAAAGGTGCGGCAGGGCGCCGCGCCCGAGCCGGTGCCCGGTATGGGCGAGGGCTGA
- a CDS encoding phage tail protein, translating into MTADGTAHTVDFTNVSTVGLESSPFAEALAGVRANEARYFKNKYGIDFTVRPAKDAEDTIEWVHRILEKERGIVISSAPLEAAEVAVENIRWPYVFYASGLSVNVLYSLADGGKRAVGFKLCEGMEIPTELASFKFARQKSKLAGTIRGTYFVIKGEY; encoded by the coding sequence GTGACCGCCGACGGAACCGCCCACACGGTGGACTTCACGAACGTCTCGACCGTGGGCCTGGAGTCGTCGCCGTTCGCCGAAGCGTTGGCCGGCGTGCGCGCGAACGAGGCTCGCTACTTCAAGAACAAGTACGGCATCGATTTCACCGTGCGGCCCGCGAAGGACGCGGAAGACACCATCGAGTGGGTGCACCGGATCCTCGAGAAGGAGCGAGGCATCGTCATCTCGTCAGCGCCGCTGGAGGCGGCGGAGGTGGCGGTGGAGAACATCCGATGGCCGTACGTCTTCTACGCGAGCGGCTTGTCGGTGAACGTGCTGTACAGCCTGGCCGATGGGGGCAAGCGGGCGGTCGGGTTCAAGCTCTGCGAAGGGATGGAGATCCCGACCGAGCTCGCGTCGTTCAAGTTCGCGCGGCAGAAGTCGAAGCTGGCCGGCACGATCCGCGGCACGTACTTCGTCATCAAGGGTGAGTACTGA
- the gnd gene encoding decarboxylating 6-phosphogluconate dehydrogenase: protein MQLGMVGLGRMGANLVRRLQRAGHECVVYDVSAEAIQTLVREGATGASSLDDFVAMLDAPRAAWVMVPAGDITGRTVQELADRMAAGDAIIDGGNSYYRDDIARARDLATRGIDYLDVGTSGGVWGLERGYCLMIGGPERAVARLGPIFAAIAPGVDAAARTPGRTGDPSPAEQGYLHCGPAGAGHFVKMVHNGIEYGLMASYAEGLNILRNANAGTVERTADAETTPMSDPQYYQYELDLPAIAEVWRRGSVIASWLLDLTATALHESPDLAEFSGRVSDSGEGRWTALAAIDEGVPAPTLATALFSRFASRDLNHFANQTLSAMRKQFGGHAEKPAG from the coding sequence ATGCAGCTCGGCATGGTGGGCCTCGGTCGGATGGGCGCCAACTTGGTCCGCCGGCTACAGCGCGCAGGTCACGAGTGCGTCGTCTACGACGTGAGCGCCGAAGCGATCCAGACGCTGGTCCGCGAGGGCGCGACCGGCGCGAGCTCGCTCGACGACTTCGTCGCGATGCTCGACGCGCCGCGCGCCGCCTGGGTGATGGTGCCCGCGGGTGACATCACCGGTCGAACCGTGCAGGAGCTCGCCGACCGGATGGCCGCCGGCGACGCGATCATCGATGGCGGCAACTCCTACTATCGCGACGACATCGCCCGGGCCCGCGACCTGGCGACCCGCGGGATCGACTACCTCGACGTCGGCACCAGCGGTGGCGTGTGGGGGCTCGAGCGGGGCTACTGCCTGATGATCGGCGGCCCAGAGCGTGCGGTCGCGCGGTTGGGTCCGATCTTCGCCGCGATCGCGCCGGGCGTGGATGCGGCTGCGCGCACACCGGGGCGCACCGGCGACCCGTCGCCGGCCGAGCAGGGCTACCTGCACTGCGGCCCCGCCGGCGCCGGTCACTTCGTGAAGATGGTGCACAACGGGATCGAGTACGGGCTGATGGCCTCATACGCAGAGGGGCTCAACATCCTGCGCAACGCCAACGCCGGAACGGTCGAGCGGACCGCCGACGCCGAGACCACACCGATGTCCGACCCGCAGTACTACCAGTACGAGCTCGACCTGCCGGCAATCGCGGAGGTGTGGCGGCGCGGCAGCGTGATCGCGTCCTGGCTGCTCGACCTCACCGCGACCGCGCTGCACGAGTCGCCGGACCTCGCGGAGTTCTCCGGGCGGGTGTCCGACTCCGGAGAGGGCCGCTGGACTGCCCTGGCCGCGATCGACGAAGGGGTGCCCGCGCCGACGCTGGCGACGGCACTGTTCTCCCGGTTCGCCTCCCGTGACCTGAACCACTTCGCCAACCAGACGCTCTCGGCGATGCGCAAGCAGTTCGGCGGGCACGCCGAGAAGCCCGCCGGCTGA
- the narH gene encoding nitrate reductase subunit beta, which produces MRVMAQMAMVMNLDKCIGCHTCSVTCKQVWTNRPGTEYVYFNNVETKPGIGYPKRYEDQEQWHGGWALDRKGRLQLRAGGRLRKLLSIFYNPDLPSIDEYGDPWTYDYQTLIEAPLGTQNPSAHSISALTGRQMKVSWGSNFDDDLAGSPDYAANDPNLAGLEERVRMEFEQVFMFYLPRICEHCLNPSCVASCPSGAMYKREEDGIVLVDQDRCRGWRFCVSGCPYKKVYFNHRTGKAEKCTLCYPRIEAGQPTVCSETCVGRLRYLGLVLYDADRVLGAAATTDVQDLYEAQLSVFLDPEDPEVQAEAARQGMPADWIDAARRSPVYALAAKHRVALPLHPEYRTLPMVWYIPPLSPVADIVHAEGYDDADPDRVFATIDALRVPIDYLANLFTAGRAETVRTVLRKLAAVRTIQRAGQLGLEADDGLPESVGSTVDDLDDLYRLLAIAKYDDRYVIPKAHAEDAGRLMAQHEQLFCSLDTDGGPGMGGHGIRSFHPATAPDEVATTQTFRAADGRVHFNLLGWNGEGAAPNLFPEGGAS; this is translated from the coding sequence ATGAGAGTGATGGCGCAGATGGCAATGGTGATGAACCTCGACAAGTGCATCGGTTGCCACACCTGCTCGGTCACCTGCAAGCAGGTCTGGACCAACCGGCCGGGCACCGAGTACGTCTACTTCAACAACGTCGAGACCAAGCCCGGCATCGGCTACCCCAAGCGCTACGAGGACCAGGAGCAGTGGCACGGCGGCTGGGCGCTGGACCGCAAGGGCCGCCTGCAGCTGCGGGCGGGCGGGCGGCTGCGCAAGCTGCTGTCGATCTTCTACAACCCCGACCTGCCGTCGATCGACGAGTACGGCGACCCGTGGACCTACGACTACCAGACCCTCATCGAGGCGCCGCTCGGCACCCAGAACCCCAGCGCGCACTCGATCTCGGCGCTGACCGGCCGGCAGATGAAGGTCAGCTGGGGCAGCAACTTCGACGACGACCTGGCCGGCTCGCCGGACTACGCCGCCAACGACCCCAACCTCGCCGGGCTCGAGGAACGGGTGCGGATGGAGTTCGAGCAGGTCTTCATGTTCTACCTGCCCCGCATCTGCGAGCACTGCCTGAACCCGTCGTGCGTCGCCTCCTGCCCCTCCGGCGCGATGTACAAGCGCGAGGAGGACGGCATCGTCCTGGTCGACCAGGACCGCTGCCGCGGCTGGCGGTTCTGCGTGTCCGGCTGCCCCTACAAGAAGGTCTACTTCAACCACCGCACCGGCAAGGCCGAGAAGTGCACGCTGTGCTACCCGCGGATCGAGGCCGGGCAGCCGACGGTCTGCTCGGAGACCTGCGTCGGCCGGCTGCGCTACCTCGGACTGGTCCTGTACGACGCCGACCGGGTGCTCGGCGCCGCAGCCACCACCGACGTGCAGGACCTCTACGAAGCACAGCTGTCGGTGTTCCTCGACCCCGAGGACCCCGAGGTGCAGGCCGAGGCCGCGCGGCAGGGCATGCCGGCCGACTGGATCGACGCCGCGCGACGCTCACCCGTCTACGCCCTGGCTGCCAAGCACCGTGTCGCGTTGCCGCTGCACCCGGAGTACCGCACCCTGCCGATGGTCTGGTACATCCCGCCGCTGTCACCGGTCGCCGACATCGTGCACGCCGAGGGCTACGACGACGCGGATCCCGACCGGGTCTTCGCGACGATCGACGCGCTGCGCGTCCCGATCGACTACCTCGCCAACCTGTTCACCGCCGGACGCGCCGAGACCGTGCGGACGGTGCTGCGCAAGCTCGCCGCGGTCCGGACGATCCAGCGCGCCGGTCAGCTGGGGTTGGAGGCCGACGATGGTCTACCGGAGTCGGTGGGCTCCACCGTCGACGACCTCGACGACCTCTACCGGCTGCTGGCGATCGCGAAGTACGACGACCGCTACGTCATCCCGAAGGCGCACGCCGAGGACGCCGGCCGGCTGATGGCCCAGCACGAGCAGCTGTTCTGCAGCCTCGACACCGACGGCGGCCCCGGGATGGGCGGGCACGGCATCCGCAGCTTCCACCCGGCGACCGCACCGGACGAGGTGGCGACGACGCAGACGTTCCGCGCCGCCGACGGGCGGGTGCACTTCAACCTGCTCGGCTGGAACGGTGAAGGCGCCGCGCCGAACCTCTTCCCCGAGGGCGGTGCGTCGTGA
- a CDS encoding HAD family hydrolase yields MAHDFLVLLFDIDGTLIVTGGAGAASWRLAFDELYGIPADIGQFTDVGMTDPDVGRKTFAAVLGRQPERAEFTKLMERRLHYLHQTVADSTDYRVLPGVEQLLPQLIDQGYLLGLVTGNVEAAAHIKLHRAKLNRFFSFGGYGSDSTDRPELTLIALQRANLVYGQDITRARCLAIGDTPHDVEAAHAVGVACVGVGSHHYTADQLHDAGADFAITSLEDELPL; encoded by the coding sequence ATGGCTCACGACTTCCTGGTGCTGCTGTTCGACATCGACGGCACGCTCATCGTCACCGGCGGCGCGGGGGCGGCCTCCTGGCGGCTCGCATTCGACGAGCTGTACGGCATTCCCGCCGACATCGGGCAGTTCACCGACGTCGGCATGACCGATCCCGATGTCGGCCGCAAGACGTTCGCCGCAGTGCTCGGGCGGCAACCGGAGCGGGCCGAGTTCACCAAACTGATGGAGCGGCGGCTGCACTACCTGCACCAGACGGTCGCCGACTCCACGGACTACCGCGTGCTGCCGGGCGTCGAGCAGCTGCTGCCACAGCTCATCGATCAGGGTTACCTGCTCGGCCTGGTCACCGGCAACGTCGAAGCCGCCGCGCACATCAAGCTGCACCGCGCCAAGCTCAACCGCTTCTTCTCCTTCGGCGGCTACGGGTCCGACTCCACTGACCGCCCCGAGCTCACGCTGATCGCGCTGCAGCGCGCGAACCTCGTCTACGGCCAGGACATCACCCGTGCACGCTGTCTCGCGATCGGTGACACGCCCCACGACGTGGAGGCGGCGCACGCCGTCGGCGTCGCCTGCGTCGGTGTCGGCAGCCACCACTACACGGCCGACCAGCTGCACGACGCCGGTGCCGACTTCGCCATCACCTCGCTCGAGGACGAGCTGCCGCTGTAA